TGactgtaaaaattaaaactgtatAGTATGGGTAGGTACTGATTCaaactgttatcttaaataagtttattatccTATAGAATTACGATTTATATATGAACCTTAATAAGTTCAATCAACAagtaacattttcatttaagtAATTTGTCAGTGctgtaaatgaatatttttgtatcatgaTAGAGATCTATACAACATTAAATCCTGTAATtgattaaattaacataatgttaATTTGCAATAAGCATCTTGCTATACAATGCATTAATAATAAGCTGTATCTGGTGATAATTTGCTCGtctaaagtttaaaatatagagCAACTGTAGATTAAGTTTTAGCAATAGTTGTATATTTAACTGAtttagttttaatgtaaaattgaaGAGATTAAAAGCATGAGTGATACGTATTTTaagattttgaataaatgatcaataaacaactttttaaactttaaccTGTCATTTGATTTTTCGACGTTTGTCTTACCCTAGGAGTCAAGCTCGGACCcctataaaacaaactgttatgTTCTTCTACCAACAcgctaaatctatactaatattataaagctgaagagtttgtttgtttgtttgattgtttgtttgtttgtttgtttgtttgtttgtttgtttgaacgcgctaatctcgggaactactggtccgatttgaaaaattctttcagtgttagatagcccatttatcgagaaaggctataggctacacatcatcacgctacgaccaataggtgcagagtaacagtgaaaaatgttacaaaaacggggaaaattatgattatcttaagtgacgcaagcgaagttgcgcgagtcagctagtttcatataaaattgttaagtgGTTTAGTCGTGAAAACTTTACAGACGAACAGACAAAATTTCGAACGTTATATTCGTACATTCTTCATTTTAAGTGTGTTGTTGCTATGATTATTAAAAAGGCTCCATTTGACAGCTGAACGCTAAttttagatacatacataataatatacttacattattcCTTTTCATGCaatatattgaatttaaaacaaacatttcaagacctttataaaaaaaaacaattttactctAAAAGCATATGAATTTTAGTCAGATACCTGATCTTTTACGCGTATAAAttctacaaaaatacattttgaaaatcatttaattttacagtcATGTTGATTCGGGTACTCAGTATTGGCTATATTGAAGAAGATTAAAACCAAAACATGCATCAAGATTGCATGTCTATGAACATTTTGAGGAGATCTTTCATGTTCTACCGAGGAAGATCTTTCATGTTCTACCGACCAACGTGTTCCCTAGAGATCTTGGTGGGACGTCTTCTCTAACATGTCAGGATATAGCTGGtgagtattaaaaattataccaATAGTATTTGATGGGCACAAAGCTTACCCTTTACAATTTTGACGCCATAGAATGTGCCTCGCGATATGATTTAGAAGAAGTTTTGTCAgtagagaaaaaatattcgaGTCCCAATATTAACTTGAAAATAACTCTTTGACATAGCACAAAAAAGGATTGTTCTTTTGGCATACAGATTAATTGAACATCATATCATATCCCTTGGCAAACGCGCCTTTGACGCATTTACCCACCGTAATGGAGAGTCAGCTAGTTGCTATTTTAAAATCACCTATCTGCAAGTACGAATGtcattcatctatactaatataataaagctgaagagtttgtttgtttgtttgtttgtttgtttgtttgtttgtttgtttgtttgtttgaacgcgctaatctcaggaactactggtccgatttgaaaaattctttcagtgttagatagcccatttatcgaggaaggctataggctatataacatcaagctacggtcattaggagcggagtagcaacgaaaaatgttacaaaaacggggaaaattttgacccattctcttaggtgacgcaagcgaagttgcgcgggtcagctagtcttacatATACCTACAATTCTCGAGTAACAATGTTCATTACCGTAattctccgaaacggcttggccgattctcatgaaattatgtgagcatattgagttgGTCTGAAATCGGCCatcatctatttttcataccccggAGAGtcactagttttttttttatttatatggcaaaaacACGTTTACCAGGTCCGTTAgtaaatttatacaaatttatttcCAGGCGCGTGGTATGAAACTCTTCAATCAGAAACCTGGAGAATATTCCTCAAACATCAAGAGAACAATTTCTTAACTGATGAGACGAAACGAACACATGCTTCGAAAATTGCTGGTGATTTTGGAGCTGATGGTTCTTTCAGAAAATTGGATATAGACTAAGATTGTTTTcccaagaaaatatattattggatTAGcagtgattattttttaagttaagacAATATTTAATTGAGCGCATTGATATGATTTTTGTAACAggtgttttttataaatttattattattagaaaaatgtGCCTGACTTCAGAcctttacaaaactaaaaaagtcAGATCGATAGGTTTTTTGATAGAATTGATAAGATTCTGTaggtttttagtattttctagatgcaaaatataatgtataggTATATAGTTAAAATAGAAAACACCACCAATTTTGTAGCAGGTTTCCTGCTACGAAATTGTTGCTGCCGCAAATTGCTACCAAAATTCACCCAATAGTTTCGTAGAATCGATTTTCGAAGACCTATGGTATACGGTATTAGagtaattaatttcaacaatagacaacaatatgtCTATCAGAAACTCTAGATTCCAATAACTTGACTTGATTAAGAGGTTTCTATTAAATACGATAAagcctttaaaaaatattttagcaatattGTTGACGTGCGTTTATCAACAATGTTTATTATTccacgtataataatatatatatatatattagcgtagcctttgttccaaactatgtcggagtcggcttccagtctcaccgtatGCAGCTggatatcagtgttttacatggagcgactgcctatctgacctccacaacccactTACCTGGTTTATAACaagatacccttcggtaagactagttgtcagactgtcaagcttctgactactgttaacgactgccaaagatctttgaaaatgacagccgggacctacaatttaacgtgccttccggtACATGGAGGAACTCAGTAtgaataagatggtcacccatccaaagaacaacctcggcaagggaggctacaaataaattaaaagcgaaaaaaaaacgtctCTTGATATCTTACACTACTTAACTGTAGCTTCGCAGCTCAACCGAGTAAgatgtaattaattttcatcgggtcacataataaaaaaaatattgcgaaataattattttatttacttccatttatataaaaatatatcaatgacctacttatttttttaaatacattttaataacctTACAAATTCAGGAATTGATAAGAATATATCCCTTATACACTAAATAACGCCCAGCgcattaaataatactatttaaattattataaaaaatactatcgaatattgaaaaaaaaagaaattgaaaaattggTGATTTGTAAACGCATTTTTGCTGCCACGTGAGTtcctttttatattacaattatgtgtgtgttcaaaaaaaatattattatttacgataatttaaaaatttatgaatattttggtcaaaatataattgtttatgaTTAAAACTTaccttatttttatactttaacaacaaaggtaaatataaattcatagaATAATTTGTTCAATATccatgtaataattattatatttactatcCATTATTTCATTCTCTaaagtctttataaaaatatcttattttgcACTGTCGACATCAGTCACATctaaaaaaacttttgtaattaGTTGGTACAACCATGTAACCATATAAACAATTACTGGGCAGAGTTTAACGTCAAATTTTGAAGCTCCCAAGTGCAGTACCTATGTTCATATATACCAAGCGCAGCACATGACCCAGTACAATGGCGTATCTTGAAAATGCAAACGTCAAAAAATCTACGTATACTATACGTTGATTTTCTAACGCaagtaattaataagtatatcTCAATTTTTAAGCCACTTTGCCAAGCGCACGGTGTATACGTATATACTGTTATCTCACATTTGCGTTTTCCAGATACACGATTATACTCCGTTTAATATCATGGGCTAAAACCAAAATTTTCAGCAGTGGATGAGCGATCGACAGTACAAAATATCTTCTGctaaattcaaaatcaatatcaaCTAAAGATCACAACAAAATTACTAAATGactatttatcaataatattagtatacgtTTAATCAAAATCTAATTTTCTAAAAGATCCAGCGAGGTAGTCTTCGTTGATGTCTGAGTCGGGACGTTTCTTCTCATTTGAAACGAGCTTCATTGAGTTAATAAGGAATTGCTTTGTTTTACTGCTTCTTAGTTCTTTCTCGTACATGTCtggaagaaatataataatttattagtattggAAAGCTGATCGGTAGGGTGTTCGTCAAGAAATGTTCTAAACAAATtgtaggcatgcaaggtttcatcatgaCGTTTTCTTTCAACGTTTGAGCAAGCCAATCTATCGCTATCgcatggttaatggtcaacctagtgtcaaagtccggaaggcctttgacatggcttagcgactgttatattaattgacaacaaccaggaccgactttttacgtgccctccgaagcacgcaGTTGCTccgttcaaatatcactatgcggtcacccatctatagaatgaccgcgccagcggttgcttaacccacagatcatttaccgattGGTGAGCATAACTGACTATTAGCGCCTCAAGAAATCATCATTGGGGCAAGTGAtacttatttctaatacacacaactcCTATTATTCATTACTGTGTTGCCTCAGAATAGAACCGTCTAACACGTGGGACGCGCAAGCTTAGACCACTTGGCTATTATTGCTCTCATGTCTAAGCATTAATAGAGACACAGTTATACGTAAATTGATGGTACGTGTACGAAAGacgatgaataaaaaatatacgattatttaaattgttatgtgTGTAGGAAAAATATccattgttagtttattttaattaattcgttCTGAGTGTTAAATTGCTCTCATCTCAATTTGAAGACGTATGAAACGTTTATTGTCGTTTATTCTTATGATCTTTAACGGTATACAAAATGTAGTTTAATAAACCTGCAGGTCAGGCAATTGCTTAAACAGTTATTACAGATTTGACAAGCATCTTACACTTTTCcagatttaattaaactaaagcCTATCTTCCTACACATGCGTAAAGTCAAGATTGACAATATTAATTCAAATGACGCAAGTTCAACACGAAATTTAGTGAAGATCTATTCTCTGAACTCTCTATCTTGTGATCTTTTGTCACATACCCAACCTCTTCAATAGTTCAAGCTAAGCTTATTAACATATATTTCTTCTTATTAATAATCAAACTCTCATTgctatcaaataatatattatttttctcgtTTTGAATCAAATCGTCATTGTTATTAACAAACAGTACCAGTAGCTTCAATTTCCTCACCTTTGAACTCCGCCATAGGTTTCTCTTCACCACCATAATCTTTAGGCAGATATCTCTTAGGCAAGCTCATGTGTAAGTCATCAAGAGACTCGTGGATGATCACACGTTCCATGATCTTCGGACTGAAGAACTGCTTCATGAAGGTGATGACGTGCTGGATAAGGTTCGTGGCGTTCAGGACGTGGATTGAGTGTATTCTTAGACCTAGGCCCTCCTGGAATTTGAAGAAGAAAAGTTTGAATATAGGAAAAATTATTCGTTTTAACTGAATAACAAATCTTTAGACTTCGATCTGGAGAAGACGGATATCGGTTGTATAAGTTGAGAGTAGTGATTATACGCTATTTGTTTTACGGTTTGTTAAGGTCTACTCAATGCAGGTAAGCTAGCACTAAGCATTGATAAGGTCTATGAATATGATTTGTCCGACCTATTTCAGCCATGGCAACCACCTTGACtgagattttaatgaaatttctaATGTCTAAAAGTACCCAagagtcaaaaaatatttcagcgcGAATAATGGTGCCAGATGCCTCCCCCTGTTTCAATCATATCATAAATGGTTTTACTTAATAGTCAAATAAAGAAGATCTCTGCAGTCAACAGTTTGATGAATTATACTCACATGGAATAGATTTGCTGACTTTTGCATCAATGCTGGGTTGAGCCTGAGCAAGTGCGCGAAAGATGTATTCTTCATGTCCAGAACCCAGATATCGTCCAAGAAGTAGTCATATTTCAATCTAATATCTGCCAACTGAAATATAAACAGACAATTTTAGTTATTGATAAGTAAGATTTGTAGATAATACGGAATAAATTAGGCTTAGTTGCTATATCAACTATAGTTCTGTAAGTTTGCTTATGCAGATGCCAAATATATTCCGTTTTCTCATCTAAAAATACACTGTTACAATTCTGCCTTATCTTGGCtactttataaaagaaatacatgAAAGATGACTGACGCATAATGTAGAATAAATGACTAACGAATGAACCTAGTCTTAGTAAAAAGCTTGAATTGTTTaattgcagtatttttttagcCACATGTGTGGCACGTTTTTATCTTGAAGACAAAAGCCTGCTTCAAACACGTgacagtaattaaatattttgaaaaacttgACATTAATGTTTTAGCTATTTTACTAGCAAGAGTACCATAtattaacaaaaacttaatgACGTTTTACTATATGTATACATTATTCTCGGTAGAAACTAAAATACATGATAATAAAAGATTATCTTGAAAATCTTAATGATCCACATGAATACAATTGTGGTTTTTATTCAACAAAcgtaaaataaagattaaaaacaattctaaactgtaaaatactaaaatgtaatgAATTGCATAGATTTTACTTATAGTTGCTGCAAAAAGTTAGGTGCATTGGACTTTAAgctcaaatatacaaaaactagACTGAAGAGATAATATAAAATGCGGAATATCAGAAAAAAACATGAAGGTGAATCAAAAACAGGTGATCTAAGTGTCGTGGATGTTAAATCTAGAGTCAATCAcattaaaatagctttttaataTGACACGTTGATCCGACTAGATAACCATTCTGAAGAAGAATATATGAAAATGGTATAAACAATACGtacaaacgtaaaataaaaaaatctgttgatGAATGATAGAATACTACTTATTTCTGCACATGGTTATCGAATTCTATTTAACTATGCAAGCGTTGGTATCTGCTATCCAAAAAATCCAAAATGCCTCTTACCATGAATGTATTCCTTAAGAATGTCTCACATGAGAAATTACTAGGTTCCGGGTCAACAAATTTAATGACGGCCACTCGGTGTCCTTTGTACAGCTTCGGCATTGCTATTTGTAAactagaaataaagaaaaatatattgaatctTACAGCTTATAATTTCTTTTGGGAGTTGACTACTATCGTATGTAATGGATGATAAAAAGTTATTggtgaaaaattgtttcatatcGCCAAGGCCTctgataaacaaaaaaatttttgaagttaagtaatttatttcataacttcaCAGCATTCAGGACGGAATGTTAAGTCTCATAAGAGTAATAGagttaaaatcataaaaatagaGAAATTAGGTAAAAGAAGGAGAATAAAGGAAGAAAAGGAATTTTTaaaaatgcgaaaaaacttGCATTTTAACATTGAATCAAGCAATAAAAGTCATATTACGCGCGTGCtataatttccatttaaaacCCAAGCGTAtttcaacataatttattaaacaatcaaataagattttcacacaaatattttaatgaaaatataataattgttcttGTCACGGTAGAATAATTTCAGGTTGACGTCACGACTATTGTTGTAGGatttacgaaaataatgtattaatgtatAAATCAAGGAGATAATGGAAATCATTAAAACAAAGTTCTTAATACAATGGATAAGAAAATTTTCTAGAACGTAATAGATACTATCTCACATTATTTTACGTAATGTTACGCTTACGAGTCATCTAGATAACTCTATTTTTAGTTTGCAATTAAATCTAATAGTTTAAGTGATCATCGCGATTCACCAGTCACCAGTATTATCAGGATTACTTTTTAAATCGATAGTTCTCTTGATATTTTCTCCAAATCAGAGGGACTAAAACGATACTAGGTTATAacttttacttgttttttaacGAGTTAATCCctctgctgggtaagggtctcctcccgaatgagTCTGGGAGACTTTGACTACCACCATTACTAGATACGTTAATTATCACATATTAAGAATAAATACTATTGTTTATAAGCTTTATAGACGGTACTTACTATGACGTCCATAAGTCTTGCGAATCAGAGAGGACCTTGTCTCTGCCTTGAACAATCTCAGGAGCTAGGAGTCTGAACTTGTACCAGTTGTCAATCCGTCTCTTTGTCTTCTCAATAGATCCTTTGGCCACGATCAACATTCGCTCGACTACATCTCTGTCTGTAAAAGATACAttcatattcaatattttaaaagaaggtaagacaatattatgtaataagaTATGTAGTAAGTATGtgagtagaaaaaaaaatattgatacattttttgaCGGCTCGCAAAGTCGTGCACGTGGTGGACCGAAAATCCCTTCCCCGTTTAGAAGCAGACCTTGGGCggttatgggttaaaaaaaatgtgaatagaacaagggaagtttgtgaggcTCGTAGCAAGTAGCGTTTTTCGATATTAGGCCACCCCTATTCGAAAAAAGGCATGATTTATGTACGTAAAGGAGGTACaagtctttttaaaattatttttgattgaatagCTTCAATGGCCGACTTTGTTCAAGTGCAAATATTTCCTAggattaaaagtatttaggccTAAGTAAGTTATATAAGGCTACAGACTAAGTTTTTTGGCTATCTGAAGttactgtatttaattatttttttaatttaaagactaTTGTTTATCAATTAGCCATGACAGTAAGCCGCTTTTCAAGCCCATCAGTGAGATCAAGAGGCACTAAAAGAcaggaaatataattttatcgagAGGGTTTTGGGATATAAATAACATGATAAATTTGACGaacaataacaatgttttgtttttcaacattttaatgaataaaaacaatatttatgagATCTGATAAACGctgattaataacaataattatgcAGCCACTGGATTTTATGtaactataaacattttattgtgtttacGTTTTggatatttataaacttttattgttttactttaatttgtaCAAACAATAAAGCAGGTAGTCGctaatgataatttaattagtttttttactacCCTTACAAATaactatatactatattttgttaaaatctaaGTTGGCTACACAAAGATTTATTTGGAGAAAGTGGCTTATAATTCGAAATGGTTCCAAGGAAAACCTCTTTTAAACACAACTTACTACACTAAGAATGATTCTTGTGTCGTGGATACTTTGACAAACATATTAAAGGTACAACGTACAACAAGACCTGAAGAACCTGATTTATTTTGAATCTCATAGTTGTGTAATCAAATCCTAATCCTAGACTGTGAGGTGCCATGGTTACCTTAACTATTACAGTGGTGTAGTCACGTTTCATAATTATGTGATAGTTTACACGTAGTGTAGAAGAAATTCGTCAGCTTAATATctggtatattttgttttccaaacTAAAGTAAAATCATCATGTGAATGGTCTTGAGAATAATTATAGATTTCGATCGAGTACGATTTCTCGATCGCCCGAAGGTAACCTACGTTTCCATTGTACAGTTGAAATTAAACTGTGCACGGCTAATTAAAAACTTGTTATACCGCTTTAGTTGAGTCGATGAGAGATatctatattatctatactaatattataaagctgaagagtttgtttgtttgaacgcgcttatctcaggaacgacaattatttttgtgttgaattgaacatttattgaggaaggatttaggctatataacatcacgctgcaactggagcggagtagtaacggaAAATGATGGGGGAAAATTATTAGccaagttgcacgggtcagctagtctataaatAATTTGTCGAACCAATTCATAATTAGggcattattttaatattgaattgaatgcaaaagtatttaatgcactttccaaaattaataaaataataacacttgCGTATTGCACAAATATCCGATCGCTCCTCTTAAAGGATTCCATTTAGATAGCTTTTAGTTTTTGCTTAGCCATCCGGGCTAAGCAAAAACTGTGTGtatgtatagaaatatttagaaaactaaTGTTATAcgcaaataattaattattacggatttgtgtgtttatttttgcgttaaaattacttgtaaaaaatattcatgcGGAATAGCTAGCTAGCTAGCtagctaggggcgctgatcagattttcatacaaagaaaTCTCTATAGTTACTTTTAGTTGTGGTTTGTTAATGAAACATTCAACACAAGATAAATCTTTATTAGACGAAATCTAATTGTCTTTACCCACAATTAGCAAATAAATTGCCGTTACTAATTCATGAAATAGTTCTGTTCAATAGAAATTCGTTCTGATTTGAAATTCGGTCTTACCAATTCCAGCTTCAACTAAATGTGGTTGTTTTTGAAACCATTCAATGATGGCGTCAACATCTTCTTGTATGGTGCTGTCTTTCAGTCCTAACTGGCCTCTGATCTCCTGAATGTCTTCCTTGTTATGTGGGTACAAAGGGCTGAAGTCTTCGTAAGACATCTGGAATAAATAAACGAAGGTTAAAAATTAAGTGATTTGTTGAAAATGCTTTCCACATTCCCAAACATTCTTGGCAACCGTGGCTTAACCTCCGAGACCGATCCgcgttgttaactaagccacgagctcctcaaaaacatctttcaaataaaaatttgaatCTTTTCTCAATCAAGGCATCATCGTTACCATTAATCATCTAGCGAGTACTAAGTAAATACCACAATCTActgatttcattaatattgaGAATCTCAAACTATGCCCAAATACATGACATGATAAGTAGGCAAGCCTTAACTctaaaaagcaaatatttttttctgtttttgtattaaataaataccaaaattCTCAGACTACGAAGTTTACCTACTTCccattgataaataaattggtaATTTTAAAGATATGCTCTTTACCTAATTTACCCATTTAAAGCTGTAATTAGAGTTTGACTCTACATTATAAAAACAGCCATAGGCATAATTTACGTGTTAAATGTGtctatttctatattattatgtaattacgaTGTTTATAACAACTGATCTCACAGTGGAGagtttttgtcatttttaaatctattgtaaagtttttgctgtattcaaaaataattgtcattaaaattgctttagaaatatttttttctgtcttagataaatattagttttgaagACAACTCACTGGCTGAGAATTCTTAAGTTTTATAACCTAACTTTAGGAAATGACCACAATGTATCGATATAAATAaccgaaaaaataaaacaatataaacggGATATATATAAAGTTTGTGACAATGGATGTATGCACATATGCATTTTTGTTACTCTATCACGGAAAAATCTgccacagatagtttattaacctagattaacacatagaatacaTTTACCGCGTTGTCAACATAAGAATCGAACTCACTACTCTCGGGAACAGTGGTAGCGAAATTGTGGTCTCCCAAATAGTGtctcgtttattttattatagcgaTTGTGTTTTATTATCCGCCTTTTCAATGTTAGGAGGAACATGTTGTCACTTATTTCAAAACGTTAAGGTAAAAGTAATATACCCGAAGTTCTTGAAAGGTGTGAACTCTTCAAGCCGTACTTGACCTAAAGGCCTTCATAGAATTTAACTGTTTAAGTACTGTTTCTCTACTAGAGATTTAGATAAAATGAGTGGAGTTTCTTAGAAGCTGAATATAAGATTGGTTAATTTGGATCAACTACCTCTGTTGCCTGGGCTATGGAAGTCTACACAACTGCTGGCGACGAGGTGTTGTTGTCACTTCACGGGCCGGGTAAATAGTCACGCATCATATTTCATATCAGTAAATGTTCGATCATGTGACAGATTGCACCGCATCGCCTACTAGAGGGGCTTGtgtaaattttgattatttctgAATCGCGCTATTAAGATTCTCCAGCGGCTACTATATATGTACAAGGATCCGAACATTTTTTGAGCTCGTACATCCGATTTGATATATTTATCACGCTTATACCTTCACGTAGAATCGTATTCAATCAATTACCGTACAgtaatgtcaaaatattaaaacgcAACATAAAAAGGTGCAGGATTTTACATTCTTGttagaactgttttaaaattgtcattCATAGAAGATTATCTTTTCattcttaattttgtttgttttatgacaGTGGTTggtttatatactttatataatcTACGTAATAATAAAGATCAAAGTAAATCAATTCAAGATTTCAACATCAAATTGACAGAGTTATTTCGTTTCGTCATACGTAACTTAAATGTCATTTTAACATGTTTTAATTAGACTCAAGAGGTcattcaattcaatatttttattgacgtgtcacattctttaaaattatatggatacttttgtttttaaattatttttacagcaaagccgatagataaataaatattattggacaactcacacacacggtcatttaattccaaactaagcagagcctgtactatggtaaacagataactaatattaaacattcttttgaaaaataaaacataggagagtctacaatataatttttttgtattaatactCGCTGAATCTATTACAGTCTCAAAACCAAGTACTTAATAGAAAGCCTGCGTGCCCAATTTCaagcaaatattataataattttattaatataaagtacCTCTATCAAACAAGCCACCGTCAACTGCATAATCGTCTGCCTACGGTTCAAGGATGCTCTACATTTTGAACTCAGTATACCTCTGTTATCCGTGAACCTTGGATACTAT
The DNA window shown above is from Anticarsia gemmatalis isolate Benzon Research Colony breed Stoneville strain chromosome 20, ilAntGemm2 primary, whole genome shotgun sequence and carries:
- the LOC142981788 gene encoding alpha-tocopherol transfer protein-like; amino-acid sequence: MSYEDFSPLYPHNKEDIQEIRGQLGLKDSTIQEDVDAIIEWFQKQPHLVEAGIDRDVVERMLIVAKGSIEKTKRRIDNWYKFRLLAPEIVQGRDKVLSDSQDLWTSYLQIAMPKLYKGHRVAVIKFVDPEPSNFSCETFLRNTFMLADIRLKYDYFLDDIWVLDMKNTSFAHLLRLNPALMQKSANLFHEGLGLRIHSIHVLNATNLIQHVITFMKQFFSPKIMERVIIHESLDDLHMSLPKRYLPKDYGGEEKPMAEFKDMYEKELRSSKTKQFLINSMKLVSNEKKRPDSDINEDYLAGSFRKLDFD